A part of Ignavibacteriales bacterium genomic DNA contains:
- a CDS encoding LptF/LptG family permease translates to MILSLYILKNHIAPFAFSVITLIFILLLQFLMKYADMLVGKGLDTWVIIQLIVFNLSWMVVLVVPMASLVATLMAFGNLSQNNEVTIMKSSGISLYRMMAAPVLASVVLAYLLLIFNDDILPDANHQAKILMQDISRKKPTLSLVPGFFSQEVNNYAILVREIDEKSNDLFDVTIYDYSNPAKVNVVTAKKGKLYFSSDQTKLIMDLKEGEIHESESQKTNLYRKLEFTHHRIVMDAEQFSFQQSGPGSPRGERELSISAMNYIIDSLKSRNFTNYPELNDDVKKYFFVDTATTNKTYRGGSFSNKQLVYTRAIDRVKEVKNIVLAHFKRIEWVNREIEKYDVEVYKKYALPAACIVFVLIGAPLGVMVRKGGFGVAAGISLFFFLIYWAFLIGGEKLSERDFFSPFWGMWAANILIGIAGIILTIRTNLETVNINFDFIKRLIPLKWQKNLQSSNHENS, encoded by the coding sequence ATGATTTTATCATTGTACATACTAAAAAATCACATCGCCCCATTTGCATTCTCTGTTATCACTTTAATATTCATTTTGCTTTTACAATTTTTAATGAAATACGCTGATATGCTGGTTGGTAAAGGACTTGATACATGGGTAATAATTCAATTAATTGTCTTTAATCTTTCCTGGATGGTGGTGCTGGTAGTTCCGATGGCATCTCTGGTAGCAACTCTGATGGCGTTCGGTAATCTTTCTCAAAATAATGAAGTGACAATTATGAAGTCATCTGGAATAAGTTTATACAGAATGATGGCAGCACCGGTTTTAGCGAGTGTAGTGCTTGCATACCTGCTTCTCATATTCAATGATGATATACTCCCCGATGCAAATCATCAGGCAAAAATTTTAATGCAGGATATTTCAAGAAAAAAGCCGACACTATCTCTAGTCCCCGGTTTCTTTTCACAGGAGGTTAATAACTATGCTATACTGGTAAGAGAGATTGATGAAAAATCCAATGATCTTTTTGATGTGACCATCTACGACTATTCCAATCCTGCAAAGGTGAATGTTGTTACGGCAAAAAAAGGAAAATTGTATTTTTCATCAGATCAAACAAAATTAATAATGGATTTAAAAGAAGGAGAAATACATGAATCAGAATCTCAAAAGACAAACCTTTATAGAAAATTAGAATTTACACACCATAGGATTGTAATGGATGCAGAACAATTTTCATTTCAGCAATCCGGTCCCGGTTCACCAAGGGGAGAAAGAGAATTAAGTATAAGTGCGATGAATTACATTATTGACAGCCTTAAGTCAAGAAACTTTACAAACTATCCTGAACTTAATGATGATGTTAAAAAATATTTTTTTGTTGATACCGCAACAACAAACAAAACCTACCGAGGTGGAAGTTTTTCGAATAAGCAACTCGTTTATACACGTGCAATAGACAGAGTTAAAGAAGTTAAAAATATTGTCCTCGCACATTTTAAAAGAATAGAATGGGTAAACCGTGAAATAGAAAAATATGACGTTGAAGTATATAAAAAATATGCGCTTCCAGCAGCCTGTATTGTATTTGTTCTAATCGGAGCGCCGCTTGGCGTTATGGTTCGTAAAGGAGGGTTTGGTGTTGCCGCCGGAATCAGTCTTTTTTTCTTCCTGATTTATTGGGCGTTTCTGATAGGCGGGGAGAAACTTTCCGAAAGAGATTTCTTCTCCCCCTTTTGGGGAATGTGGGCTGCTAATATTTTAATTGGAATTGCAGGTATCATTTTAACTATTCGAACCAACCTCGAAACGGTTAATATTAACTTTGATTTTATAAAAAGATTAATCCCGCTGAAATGGCAAAAGAATTTACAAAGTTCTAATCATGAAAATTCTTGA
- a CDS encoding LptF/LptG family permease codes for MKILDRYLVKQFVQTIFFGLLAFTLIFVVIDAMENLDDFIDQNVTADIIFHYYFVFSPEIIKLVTPIAVLFAAMFTAGKAASTSELTAIKASGVSLVRFMAPFLITSFFLSCFSIYFSGYVVPMANKTKLSIEMTYLKKGLGSSSANIFFQDSRNRIVSISFFDNATNTANRVSIQDFDSQNLNSMTGRIDALKLVYDSTAHLWMAINGTTRKFNGEKQTADYFKNLQLTDLNFTPKDLSSKQQKPVEMNLDELNSLIDSQKKAGNNPASTQIEYHSRIAFSMASLIVVLFGLPLSANRRKSGLAAQVGLNILITFIYLVFMKVSQAFGKNGSLDPVLTAWVANLIFFAAALINLPRVKQ; via the coding sequence ATGAAAATTCTTGACAGATATTTAGTAAAACAATTTGTCCAAACTATTTTTTTCGGACTGCTTGCTTTCACACTCATATTTGTTGTGATTGATGCAATGGAAAACCTTGATGACTTTATTGATCAAAACGTAACTGCCGATATTATATTTCACTATTATTTCGTCTTCAGTCCGGAAATAATTAAGCTCGTTACGCCAATAGCCGTTTTATTTGCTGCGATGTTTACTGCGGGCAAAGCAGCCAGTACAAGCGAACTGACAGCAATAAAAGCCAGTGGTGTAAGCCTTGTCCGCTTTATGGCACCCTTTCTGATTACATCATTTTTCCTTAGTTGTTTCTCGATTTATTTTTCCGGATACGTTGTGCCGATGGCAAATAAAACAAAATTGAGCATCGAAATGACTTATCTTAAAAAAGGACTTGGTTCTTCAAGTGCTAATATTTTTTTTCAGGACTCAAGAAATAGAATTGTTTCGATTTCATTTTTCGATAATGCCACAAATACAGCAAACCGCGTAAGCATTCAGGATTTTGACTCACAAAATTTGAATTCAATGACTGGAAGAATTGATGCGTTAAAATTAGTTTACGATTCTACGGCTCATCTTTGGATGGCGATAAACGGTACTACCAGAAAGTTTAATGGTGAAAAACAGACTGCCGATTACTTCAAAAATCTTCAACTGACGGATTTAAATTTTACTCCAAAAGATCTTTCTTCGAAACAGCAGAAGCCTGTCGAGATGAACCTTGATGAATTAAATTCTCTAATTGATTCACAAAAAAAAGCGGGCAACAACCCGGCATCTACACAAATTGAATATCATTCGAGGATTGCGTTTTCGATGGCGAGTTTGATTGTCGTCTTGTTTGGACTTCCGCTTTCGGCAAACAGGCGCAAAAGCGGTTTGGCAGCACAGGTAGGGTTAAACATACTGATTACTTTTATTTACTTGGTATTTATGAAAGTAAGTCAGGCTTTTGGAAAAAACGGATCGCTTGACCCGGTGTTAACAGCCTGGGTTGCAAATTTAATTTTCTTTGCAGCAGCGCTGATCAACTTGCCGCGGGTTAAACAATAA
- a CDS encoding tetratricopeptide repeat protein, whose protein sequence is MKISKLYIAALILIGLFFTGFQCSSTEITSAKLYIQQKNYDKALETLQKEVQKNPASDEGYHLLGYVYGEKEMYPEMIDSYDKSLGISKKFESQINDSKKYFWANLFNKGVALYQKGVATADPDSSKMILDKAIYNFKYAVQLEPDSADTYKNLAFVYLSAQRESEAIEPLQKLIELEKSEDGYRYLGEIYYTEGLNLKNEYTVSKNPEDSIKAQEYFNKTITLLEEGKNLYPANTDILVVLSNSYIAANKIETAIDAFKTGVEQDPENKYYRYNYGVLLLGKDDFEGAEQQFQKAIQIDPEYQNAVYNLAVTYVKWGTDINKKNEAEGKMGDEFKEKYRQALPHLEKVVQMQNDDAGMWELLGRVYSVLGMQDDANNAFKKADEIRNK, encoded by the coding sequence ATGAAGATTTCTAAACTGTACATTGCTGCTCTTATTCTAATCGGATTGTTTTTTACTGGTTTTCAATGCTCATCAACTGAGATAACCAGTGCAAAATTATATATCCAGCAAAAAAATTATGACAAAGCATTAGAAACATTACAGAAAGAAGTTCAAAAAAATCCTGCCAGCGATGAAGGCTATCATTTGTTGGGCTATGTTTACGGAGAAAAAGAAATGTATCCTGAGATGATTGATTCCTATGACAAATCACTCGGTATTAGTAAGAAATTCGAATCGCAGATAAACGATTCCAAAAAATATTTTTGGGCAAATCTTTTTAATAAAGGTGTAGCTTTATATCAAAAGGGTGTGGCAACCGCCGATCCCGATAGCAGTAAGATGATTTTGGACAAGGCAATTTATAATTTTAAATATGCCGTTCAACTCGAGCCGGATTCAGCCGATACTTATAAAAATCTTGCATTCGTATATTTAAGCGCTCAAAGAGAAAGCGAAGCAATCGAACCACTACAAAAATTAATTGAGTTAGAAAAGTCTGAAGATGGTTATCGTTACCTTGGCGAAATTTATTACACCGAAGGCTTAAATCTGAAAAACGAGTACACCGTTTCAAAAAATCCCGAGGACAGCATTAAAGCACAGGAGTATTTCAACAAAACAATTACTCTGCTCGAAGAAGGAAAGAATCTTTACCCGGCAAATACAGATATTTTGGTCGTATTATCCAATTCATACATAGCTGCAAATAAAATTGAGACTGCAATTGATGCATTTAAAACCGGCGTTGAGCAAGATCCTGAAAATAAATATTACCGTTACAACTACGGTGTTTTACTTTTAGGGAAGGATGATTTTGAAGGTGCTGAACAGCAATTTCAAAAAGCAATTCAAATTGATCCTGAATATCAAAACGCCGTTTACAACTTAGCCGTAACCTACGTTAAGTGGGGAACAGACATAAATAAAAAGAACGAAGCCGAAGGTAAGATGGGCGATGAGTTCAAAGAAAAGTATCGTCAGGCATTACCCCATTTAGAAAAAGTTGTTCAAATGCAAAATGATGATGCTGGAATGTGGGAACTTTTAGGCAGAGTTTATTCAGTACTTGGTATGCAGGATGATGCCAATAACGCTTTCAAAAAAGCAGACGAAATAAGAAATAAATAA
- a CDS encoding cyclic nucleotide-binding domain-containing protein yields the protein MADKTKLWYLENFNIFQGLKEVDMMKLNSISSMKEIKKEEPIYFANEPSKAIYFLKTGRVKIIKYLSDGSEKILTIINPGEIFGEMAFLDEAQRTDFAVTMEPSLICAINKDDFS from the coding sequence ATGGCAGACAAAACAAAGCTATGGTATTTAGAAAATTTTAATATCTTTCAGGGGTTGAAAGAAGTAGACATGATGAAGTTAAATTCTATTTCATCTATGAAAGAAATTAAAAAAGAAGAACCGATTTATTTTGCTAATGAGCCTTCTAAAGCGATTTACTTTCTAAAGACCGGGAGAGTTAAAATAATTAAATATCTCTCAGACGGCAGCGAAAAAATTCTTACAATTATAAATCCCGGTGAAATTTTTGGAGAAATGGCTTTTTTAGATGAGGCACAACGAACAGACTTTGCGGTTACAATGGAACCTTCTTTAATTTGTGCTATAAATAAAGATGACTTTTCTTAA
- a CDS encoding Rrf2 family transcriptional regulator, which produces MTVFFSKKCEYGLQAVLFMAANDSDCVCPAEEISKKLNIPKEFISKILQSLTESGIIESKKGKAGGFKLAKHPSKIKLIDIVDAIDGLDSFNSCVLGFPECSPEKPCPVHEKWGELRTKAYEMLSTETIDKFKEKTLKKINNI; this is translated from the coding sequence ATGACAGTATTTTTTTCAAAAAAGTGTGAGTACGGATTACAGGCAGTTCTTTTTATGGCTGCTAACGATAGCGATTGTGTTTGTCCCGCTGAAGAAATTTCAAAAAAATTAAACATCCCAAAAGAATTTATTTCCAAAATTTTGCAAAGCCTTACTGAAAGCGGAATTATTGAATCCAAAAAAGGAAAAGCTGGCGGATTTAAACTCGCAAAGCATCCATCCAAAATAAAATTGATTGATATTGTTGATGCGATAGATGGATTGGATAGTTTCAATTCTTGCGTGCTTGGTTTTCCGGAATGTTCACCAGAGAAACCTTGCCCGGTTCATGAAAAATGGGGCGAGTTAAGAACAAAAGCTTATGAAATGCTGAGTACCGAAACGATTGATAAATTCAAAGAAAAAACTCTAAAAAAAATTAATAATATTTAA
- a CDS encoding cupin domain-containing protein, with protein MSELINIEHLVDAINYQNGSIVSKQIIKKPNGNITLFAFDKDESLTEHTSPYEGVVYMVDGEMEIKIGGNPYSVKAGEIIVMPPDVPHGLKATVKSKMLLTMIK; from the coding sequence ATGAGTGAATTAATTAATATAGAACATCTTGTTGATGCAATAAACTATCAGAACGGATCGATAGTAAGCAAACAAATAATTAAAAAGCCAAATGGAAACATTACACTTTTTGCGTTCGATAAAGATGAATCATTAACAGAGCACACATCACCTTACGAAGGAGTTGTTTATATGGTTGATGGTGAAATGGAAATAAAGATTGGTGGAAACCCTTACAGTGTTAAAGCTGGGGAAATAATTGTAATGCCACCTGATGTGCCTCACGGATTGAAGGCAACTGTAAAATCAAAAATGCTTTTAACTATGATTAAATAA
- a CDS encoding nitric-oxide reductase large subunit, with product MKKYWIAFSLVIVISFTVLSWVGVKIYQQKPPIPEKFVTESGELVFTKSDIQDGQNIWQAMGGMESGSVWGHGSYVAPDWTADWLHREAVIVLNIWAKHQYNIEFDKLSSEKQALLKAGLKKIYKINTYDKRTGNITINDARFEAIKINIKHYSEIFTNGKDEYAIQKNALSDPEKLKKLNAFFFWSAWAASTNRPNDNVTYTNNWPHEELINNVPTPDTIVWTGVSIIILLLGIGGMAWYYAANRGEIEHNKMPLKDPLLGAVVTPSQKAVIKYFWIVSGLFLLQIFLGVITAHYGVEGGAFYGIPLAEILPYVITRTWHTQLGIFWIATAWLAAGLYIAPAVSGEEPKGQRLGVNVLFVALLVVVLGSMAGEWLSIKHLLPDQFWFYFGHSGYEYIDLGRFFQIALLIGLFLWLFLMWRAIRPALKKNDEQKPILTLFLISTIAIASFYGAALMYGKHTNLAIAEYWRWWVVHLWVEGFFEVFATVVIAFLFAKLQLVSIKTAGQATVLSATIFLSGGIIGTLHHLYFSGTPMVVLSLGSVFSALEVVPLMFVGYEAWENIKLSRATEWVKKYKWPINFFVSVAFWNMLGAGLFGFMINPPIALYYMQGLNTTPLHGHAALFGVYGMLGIGLMLFSLRGIRPDIEWNEKPLRWSFWLINFGLFAMVIFSLLPVGLMQTWASVEHGYWYARSSEFLQTSLMQTLRWLRAFGDTIFAIGAVILVYFVFQLSIKFKKEKSNKE from the coding sequence ATGAAAAAATATTGGATAGCATTTTCACTGGTAATTGTAATATCATTTACTGTTTTAAGTTGGGTGGGAGTAAAAATTTATCAACAAAAACCTCCGATTCCTGAAAAGTTTGTTACCGAAAGTGGTGAGTTGGTTTTTACAAAATCAGATATTCAAGATGGACAAAATATCTGGCAGGCTATGGGTGGAATGGAATCCGGCTCCGTTTGGGGACACGGCAGTTATGTTGCACCTGATTGGACTGCAGATTGGCTGCATCGCGAGGCGGTTATAGTACTTAATATCTGGGCTAAACATCAATACAATATTGAGTTCGATAAGTTATCCTCGGAAAAACAAGCGTTGCTTAAAGCAGGATTAAAAAAGATTTATAAAATTAATACTTATGATAAGCGCACTGGTAATATTACGATCAATGATGCGCGGTTTGAAGCAATCAAAATAAATATAAAACATTACAGCGAAATATTTACTAACGGAAAAGATGAATACGCAATTCAAAAAAATGCATTAAGCGATCCTGAAAAACTTAAAAAATTAAATGCCTTCTTTTTCTGGAGTGCATGGGCTGCTTCAACAAACAGACCGAACGACAATGTTACCTACACAAATAACTGGCCTCATGAAGAATTAATTAATAACGTCCCAACGCCGGATACAATTGTCTGGACCGGAGTAAGTATAATTATACTTTTACTTGGTATAGGTGGAATGGCTTGGTACTATGCTGCAAATAGAGGTGAAATTGAGCACAATAAAATGCCTTTAAAAGATCCGCTTCTTGGAGCAGTTGTAACACCGTCGCAGAAAGCAGTTATTAAGTATTTTTGGATCGTATCTGGATTATTTCTTCTGCAAATATTTCTTGGAGTTATCACCGCGCACTACGGAGTTGAAGGCGGAGCTTTTTATGGAATCCCTCTTGCAGAAATTCTTCCTTATGTAATTACAAGAACCTGGCATACACAACTCGGTATTTTCTGGATAGCAACAGCGTGGCTTGCTGCGGGTTTGTATATTGCACCGGCTGTAAGCGGGGAAGAACCGAAAGGTCAAAGGTTAGGGGTAAATGTCCTTTTCGTTGCATTATTAGTTGTTGTACTCGGATCAATGGCGGGTGAATGGTTGAGCATAAAGCACTTGTTACCTGATCAGTTTTGGTTTTACTTTGGACACAGCGGTTACGAATATATTGACCTTGGAAGATTTTTTCAGATAGCATTGCTTATTGGATTATTCCTATGGTTATTTTTGATGTGGCGCGCCATTAGACCTGCACTTAAGAAAAACGATGAACAAAAACCTATTCTAACCTTATTTCTAATTTCAACAATTGCTATTGCTTCTTTTTATGGCGCAGCTTTGATGTATGGCAAACATACTAATCTTGCTATTGCTGAATACTGGCGTTGGTGGGTTGTTCATCTTTGGGTTGAAGGTTTCTTCGAAGTATTTGCAACAGTAGTTATTGCTTTTCTTTTTGCAAAACTTCAATTGGTATCGATTAAAACTGCAGGGCAGGCAACAGTTCTTTCTGCAACAATATTTTTATCAGGTGGAATTATAGGAACGCTTCATCATTTATATTTTTCTGGCACACCAATGGTAGTTCTTTCACTCGGATCTGTCTTTAGCGCACTTGAAGTTGTTCCATTAATGTTTGTTGGATATGAAGCGTGGGAAAATATTAAACTTTCTCGTGCGACTGAGTGGGTAAAAAAATATAAATGGCCAATTAACTTTTTCGTTTCGGTTGCATTTTGGAATATGCTTGGAGCGGGATTATTTGGATTTATGATCAATCCACCGATTGCACTTTATTATATGCAGGGATTAAATACAACTCCGCTTCATGGACATGCTGCATTATTCGGAGTCTATGGTATGCTCGGTATTGGGTTAATGTTGTTTTCACTCAGAGGAATTAGACCCGATATAGAATGGAATGAGAAGCCGCTTAGATGGTCTTTCTGGCTAATCAATTTTGGATTATTTGCGATGGTTATTTTTAGTCTGTTGCCTGTTGGTTTGATGCAAACCTGGGCATCTGTTGAACATGGTTACTGGTACGCAAGAAGTTCTGAATTTTTACAAACAAGTTTAATGCAAACCCTAAGATGGCTTAGAGCTTTTGGTGATACCATTTTCGCTATTGGAGCAGTGATTCTTGTGTACTTTGTATTTCAGTTATCAATAAAGTTTAAAAAAGAAAAATCTAATAAAGAATAG
- a CDS encoding cupin domain-containing protein → MSEQERPKLSERKLKDTLLSFSIDTETDKLKSENAWLNGDRNAVTLQKNSNLRVVLISLRKGATLHEHKVEGPITLFVLSGKINFIVGEEKVIAESNGFIVLEKAIPHDVEALEDTTFILTIIQKKYN, encoded by the coding sequence ATGTCAGAACAAGAAAGACCAAAGTTAAGTGAGAGAAAACTTAAAGATACGTTGCTGTCTTTTTCAATAGACACGGAAACAGATAAGTTAAAGAGTGAAAACGCTTGGTTGAACGGAGATCGTAACGCTGTCACTTTACAAAAAAACTCAAACTTACGCGTAGTGTTAATATCTCTGCGTAAAGGAGCTACATTACACGAACACAAAGTTGAAGGACCGATAACATTGTTTGTGCTATCTGGAAAGATTAATTTTATTGTCGGAGAAGAAAAAGTTATTGCAGAATCCAATGGATTCATTGTTTTAGAAAAAGCAATTCCTCACGATGTTGAAGCGCTGGAAGATACAACTTTCATTCTCACAATCATTCAGAAAAAATATAACTAA
- a CDS encoding NAD(P)/FAD-dependent oxidoreductase, translating to MLTEYKGRDHIIARAHYRESFNELIPKFFEPKEEIVQTKVKELIEDNDLKNIVIIGAGYGGLTAALRIERLLKKHPTFKVHLIDRNPFHTIKTQLHEAAVRNAEVSIPLYKILKNKKIQFHLGEVKNIDVENKTVQIHDKLLPYEFLIIAIGSKVNYYNIPGMAEHSFALQTLNDADKIYEHISNICASAASEKNEIIRKENLRFVIGGGGLSGVEFAGELADHTSKCVSNFNINKSNVEIIVIEAANRLVPFMDENFSERIKNRLIEKGIKILLGSKIIKRTADDVFLSDNNVIKSKNFIWTGGIRISDLIKRGGLKTSSVGRLIVDEYLKSENNKYIYAIGDSANAVNPVTGNPVPAAAQFALQQGRLAAENIYAEIFGKPKKMYHPKVLGEVVSLGKHLAIGWLALPFFKKVTFVGFLGRLLKTAIREKHIILLRKESRNWITY from the coding sequence ATGTTGACTGAATACAAAGGGAGAGATCATATTATTGCGCGCGCACATTATAGAGAATCATTCAATGAACTTATTCCAAAATTCTTCGAGCCTAAGGAAGAAATTGTGCAAACAAAGGTGAAAGAATTAATTGAAGATAACGATTTGAAAAATATTGTCATCATCGGAGCAGGATACGGCGGACTTACCGCCGCGTTACGAATCGAAAGATTATTAAAAAAACATCCTACCTTTAAAGTTCATCTTATTGATAGGAATCCATTTCACACAATTAAAACTCAATTGCATGAAGCTGCTGTTCGCAATGCTGAGGTTTCAATTCCCCTTTACAAAATATTAAAGAACAAAAAAATTCAATTTCATCTTGGCGAAGTAAAAAATATTGATGTTGAAAATAAAACTGTCCAAATACATGATAAACTGCTGCCCTATGAATTTCTGATAATTGCAATCGGCAGTAAGGTTAATTACTACAATATTCCCGGAATGGCAGAACATTCTTTCGCTTTACAAACATTGAATGATGCTGATAAAATTTATGAGCATATTTCAAATATATGTGCGAGTGCTGCATCTGAAAAAAATGAAATAATAAGGAAAGAAAATCTTCGTTTTGTGATTGGCGGCGGTGGTTTATCAGGAGTGGAGTTTGCTGGTGAATTAGCAGATCATACCTCAAAGTGTGTTTCTAATTTCAATATTAATAAAAGTAATGTGGAAATCATTGTGATTGAAGCTGCTAACAGATTGGTTCCATTTATGGATGAAAATTTTTCTGAAAGAATAAAAAATCGTCTTATCGAAAAAGGTATTAAAATTTTGTTGGGTTCAAAAATTATAAAACGAACAGCGGATGATGTCTTTCTTTCCGATAACAATGTAATTAAATCTAAAAACTTTATTTGGACCGGCGGGATTCGTATTTCAGATTTAATTAAACGCGGTGGTTTAAAAACAAGTTCAGTTGGTCGTTTAATTGTTGATGAGTATTTGAAATCAGAAAACAATAAATATATTTACGCAATTGGTGATAGCGCTAATGCAGTAAATCCGGTTACTGGCAATCCTGTTCCCGCTGCAGCACAGTTTGCACTTCAGCAAGGCAGATTAGCTGCGGAAAATATTTATGCAGAAATATTTGGCAAACCTAAAAAAATGTATCATCCGAAAGTTTTGGGCGAAGTTGTAAGTCTTGGAAAACATCTTGCTATTGGTTGGTTAGCTTTGCCGTTTTTTAAGAAAGTCACTTTTGTCGGATTTCTCGGAAGATTACTCAAAACAGCTATCCGTGAAAAACATATTATTCTTTTAAGAAAAGAAAGCAGAAATTGGATTACATATTAA
- a CDS encoding 4Fe-4S binding protein produces MSMIITNDCINCGACAVECPTEAIYESGESLKNNGKSLAPISNEHYFIVTEICDECAGINKIKCIAVCPMDAIKKI; encoded by the coding sequence ATGTCAATGATCATAACTAATGATTGTATCAATTGCGGTGCGTGTGCAGTTGAATGTCCAACTGAAGCAATCTATGAGTCCGGCGAAAGTCTGAAGAATAATGGAAAGAGTTTAGCGCCTATTTCAAACGAACATTATTTTATTGTAACTGAAATATGTGATGAGTGTGCCGGTATAAATAAAATTAAATGTATCGCCGTTTGTCCTATGGATGCAATTAAGAAAATATAA
- a CDS encoding methyltransferase domain-containing protein: MKEKIISVNFNLKNAANYEQLARKAIFGYNQLFIMVLSLLEVEHHEAANVLVVGCGSGIELTTFGNLMPNWRLIGVDPSEEMIKLSKAKIDESNLSNRVLLHQGYVESLPEKEEYDFSTLLFVLRFIPETKDKISLLNNIAKRLKPGAKLVIIDQFSDPNKEEFINTTKSWKNFMKFEGAPPELVDKIFLQASKQNLINEQELLKLLTEAGFEKINRFYNSFIHCGWVAQKIK, from the coding sequence ATGAAAGAAAAAATTATCAGTGTGAATTTTAATTTAAAGAATGCAGCTAATTATGAACAGCTTGCTCGTAAAGCAATTTTTGGTTACAATCAGCTTTTTATTATGGTGCTATCTCTTTTAGAAGTGGAGCATCACGAGGCTGCAAATGTATTGGTGGTGGGATGCGGAAGTGGAATTGAATTAACGACATTTGGAAATCTTATGCCGAATTGGCGTTTGATTGGTGTTGATCCCTCAGAAGAAATGATAAAATTATCCAAAGCGAAGATTGATGAATCCAATCTAAGCAATCGTGTTTTGTTGCATCAAGGTTATGTAGAAAGTTTGCCTGAAAAAGAAGAATATGATTTTTCAACTTTACTATTTGTACTTCGATTTATTCCTGAAACAAAGGATAAAATTTCGCTGCTCAATAATATCGCTAAAAGATTAAAACCTGGTGCTAAGCTTGTCATAATAGATCAATTCAGTGATCCAAATAAAGAAGAATTTATTAATACCACAAAGTCCTGGAAAAACTTTATGAAATTTGAAGGAGCACCACCAGAATTGGTCGACAAGATATTCCTTCAAGCTAGTAAGCAAAATTTAATTAACGAACAAGAATTACTAAAGTTGTTAACAGAAGCAGGATTTGAAAAAATTAATCGATTCTATAATTCATTTATACATTGCGGATGGGTAGCTCAAAAAATTAAGTGA
- a CDS encoding cytochrome c — protein MIKIYLLITLSCFFMFMISGRAQNQGEQLFKQKCTACHTLGGGKLVGPDLANVNARRTEEWIIKFVQSSQSVIKSGDTTAAAVFNQHNKVVMPDQDLTANQIKSIINYVATNSPDANNPNQKTPLQIFDASSITSTDIERGKNILKD, from the coding sequence ATGATTAAAATATATTTACTGATAACACTAAGCTGCTTCTTCATGTTTATGATTTCGGGGCGTGCTCAAAATCAAGGTGAGCAGCTCTTTAAGCAAAAATGTACAGCTTGTCATACTTTAGGTGGGGGAAAATTAGTTGGTCCTGATTTAGCGAATGTAAATGCAAGAAGAACGGAAGAATGGATTATAAAATTTGTTCAATCTTCACAAAGCGTAATTAAGTCTGGCGACACCACTGCAGCAGCAGTTTTTAATCAACACAACAAAGTTGTAATGCCCGATCAGGACTTGACTGCTAATCAAATAAAATCAATTATAAATTATGTAGCAACCAACAGTCCCGATGCAAATAATCCCAATCAAAAAACACCATTACAAATATTTGACGCCTCTTCAATAACCTCAACAGATATTGAAAGAGGGAAAAATATTTTGAAGGATTAA